The Pyrodictium delaneyi genome contains a region encoding:
- the rpiA gene encoding ribose 5-phosphate isomerase A, whose amino-acid sequence MSASIAKQVAAEKALSLLRGRLVEATRIGVGTGSTVAKIVELMMNDPELSRILKTRRVYASSLATLLLLRKHGVEAYNHAPRGGLDVYFDGADEVAIDATACMLVKGRGAAMVREKILAYNSRYTLIVVDESKVSKNLGEKGKPVPVEVLEYALEPLLDELNFRGVRVEVRSNCGCRDGPALSDNAGIVVDTWPWGVMAPQQYETLLDTLPGVVGHGLFIGYADAVVIGHSNGKAMVHSCKRTRRNPAL is encoded by the coding sequence TTGAGTGCTAGCATCGCCAAGCAGGTAGCTGCGGAAAAGGCCCTCAGCCTCCTCCGCGGTAGGCTAGTAGAAGCCACACGCATAGGTGTAGGCACCGGATCCACGGTTGCCAAGATAGTAGAACTGATGATGAATGACCCGGAACTCTCAAGGATTCTAAAGACAAGGAGAGTCTACGCATCCAGCCTAGCTACGCTCCTCCTCCTCCGGAAGCATGGTGTCGAAGCCTATAACCACGCACCCCGCGGTGGTCTAGACGTCTATTTTGACGGTGCAGACGAAGTAGCCATAGATGCTACTGCATGCATGCTGGTCAAAGGCCGCGGAGCTGCTATGGTTAGGGAAAAGATACTGGCATATAACAGCCGCTACACTTTGATAGTTGTGGACGAGAGTAAGGTTTCTAAGAATTTGGGTGAGAAAGGTAAACCTGTTCCCGTAGAGGTGCTAGAGTATGCTCTCGAGCCGCTTCTGGATGAGCTGAATTTCCGAGGAGTACGCGTAGAGGTAAGGAGTAACTGTGGTTGCCGTGACGGTCCAGCACTTAGTGACAATGCCGGCATTGTCGTTGACACATGGCCTTGGGGTGTTATGGCTCCGCAACAGTATGAGACGCTCCTAGATACGTTGCCAGGCGTAGTAGGTCATGGTCTCTTCATAGGTTATGCAGACGCTGTCGTCATCGGTCATAGTAACGGTAAAGCAATGGTCCATAGCTGCAAGAGGACTCGGAGGAACCCAGCGCTTTGA
- a CDS encoding YbhB/YbcL family Raf kinase inhibitor-like protein, translating into MPRRQLVLALLLAVFMTIAAMTIIREAEGPQRAKEVPLPDVVKNAPETLKVYSLAFSRGDFIPTKYTCDGLDVSPPLVVENILSSAKSLLLVVYDPDAPKGTFYHWILYNIPVSTTRIPEDIPKDPVVKGLGLQGRNDFGRIGYGGPCPPSGDRPHRYVFLIIALDVDNLGIEPGAPCRTILEAARGHVVGYGYTYGVYGR; encoded by the coding sequence TTGCCTAGAAGACAGCTAGTGTTGGCATTATTGCTCGCTGTATTCATGACTATAGCTGCCATGACTATCATACGCGAAGCCGAGGGTCCCCAGAGAGCTAAAGAGGTACCCCTACCAGACGTGGTAAAGAATGCCCCGGAGACTCTAAAAGTATATTCACTTGCCTTTTCTCGAGGAGACTTTATCCCCACAAAATATACGTGTGACGGTCTAGACGTGTCACCGCCGCTAGTAGTGGAGAACATTCTATCATCCGCCAAGAGTCTCCTCCTAGTAGTCTATGATCCTGACGCACCCAAGGGTACATTCTATCATTGGATACTCTACAACATACCGGTGTCTACTACCAGGATACCAGAAGACATCCCTAAGGATCCCGTAGTAAAGGGATTGGGACTACAAGGACGTAACGATTTTGGCAGAATAGGTTATGGAGGCCCATGCCCGCCCTCCGGCGATCGACCGCACCGCTACGTGTTTCTCATCATAGCCCTTGATGTGGATAATCTAGGAATAGAGCCTGGTGCCCCTTGCCGTACCATCCTCGAAGCCGCTAGAGGGCATGTAGTCGGCTACGGGTACACCTACGGCGTGTATGGCAGGTAG
- a CDS encoding MoaD/ThiS family protein → MAKVKIKLVSLLREAVNGKGEVEIEINNDKVTLGEAIAKLFEEYPRLQKLVKELEERGLTVIYTVNGHSASRDTSVSDGDEIAILPPASGG, encoded by the coding sequence ATGGCTAAGGTGAAGATCAAGCTAGTATCTCTCCTACGTGAAGCGGTGAACGGGAAGGGTGAGGTAGAGATAGAGATAAACAATGACAAGGTCACGCTCGGTGAAGCCATAGCCAAGCTTTTCGAGGAGTATCCACGCCTCCAAAAACTGGTGAAAGAGCTGGAAGAGCGCGGCCTCACGGTGATATACACGGTTAATGGACATAGTGCATCTAGAGATACTTCAGTATCCGACGGCGATGAGATAGCAATCTTGCCTCCTGCTTCAGGCGGCTAA
- a CDS encoding coiled-coil protein translates to MQPGIIEASEKEILDKITALREEIKQLKEKRYSLIEEVRGLRQERRQLIERAKQLREQIRQLREKRRQLVEEVRGLRQKRRELLEKLRNLVNELEQQKRIAAELRPLARRSINAIRRRIEELEWRQQTQILTPQQEKEIIDEITRLEALLQKTLEARQLLQELAERRAELMGLRLQLRSYGEEIRARSERISRIDERINSLRQELDSLSPRIDELAKKIEEMSAEIDRLREEINTKVQELRQLSEQLKSIYTGREREKMLQIYAEKKRQVEEKLKRGEPLTLEELRLLYATQLDELEEEGNEGEEETASTGS, encoded by the coding sequence TTGCAGCCAGGCATCATTGAAGCTTCGGAGAAGGAGATACTTGACAAAATAACAGCTCTGCGCGAGGAAATTAAGCAGCTAAAGGAGAAACGCTACAGCCTCATTGAGGAGGTCCGCGGCCTTAGACAAGAAAGACGGCAATTGATAGAGCGTGCAAAGCAACTTCGTGAGCAGATACGTCAGCTTAGGGAGAAGCGCCGTCAGTTGGTCGAGGAGGTCCGCGGCCTAAGGCAGAAACGCCGTGAACTTCTAGAAAAGTTGCGTAACTTAGTAAATGAACTTGAGCAGCAAAAGCGTATAGCGGCGGAGTTGAGGCCCCTTGCACGTCGAAGTATAAATGCTATTCGTCGCCGTATAGAGGAGCTTGAGTGGCGGCAGCAGACACAGATACTTACCCCACAGCAGGAGAAAGAGATCATTGACGAAATAACCAGGCTCGAGGCGCTCCTCCAAAAGACCCTGGAGGCGAGGCAACTTCTCCAGGAACTCGCCGAGAGACGTGCCGAGCTTATGGGACTCCGCCTACAGCTACGCAGCTACGGCGAGGAAATACGTGCTCGTAGTGAACGTATATCCCGCATAGACGAGCGTATCAACTCGCTCCGTCAAGAACTCGATTCTCTCAGTCCAAGGATAGACGAGCTTGCGAAAAAGATAGAGGAGATGAGTGCAGAGATAGATAGGCTTCGTGAGGAGATAAACACTAAGGTGCAGGAGCTTCGACAGCTAAGCGAGCAGCTGAAGAGCATATACACTGGCAGAGAACGCGAGAAGATGCTACAAATCTATGCTGAGAAGAAGCGCCAGGTAGAAGAGAAGCTTAAACGCGGCGAACCGCTTACACTGGAAGAGCTGAGACTGCTATACGCAACGCAGTTAGACGAACTAGAGGAAGAGGGTAATGAAGGAGAAGAAGAGACTGCTAGTACTGGCAGTTGA
- a CDS encoding SWIM zinc finger family protein, with translation MSHNDNRLGELRERIRKLGEEAHGDAAATAGEMRAIRVSVQPVELWIVMGRGADYVVIPGTYCSCPHFTIRVVGRETNEPCYHLVAVEIAKRSRRFHDLSASIDGDKLIDILLETLLENRTRTLRRILYQSRRRPRS, from the coding sequence TTGAGTCACAATGATAACCGACTTGGCGAGCTTAGAGAACGTATCCGCAAGCTAGGAGAGGAAGCGCATGGCGATGCAGCAGCTACTGCTGGGGAGATGCGTGCTATCCGTGTCTCTGTGCAGCCCGTAGAACTCTGGATAGTTATGGGTCGTGGAGCAGACTATGTAGTTATACCAGGTACGTATTGTAGTTGTCCACATTTTACTATACGTGTAGTGGGCCGGGAGACAAATGAACCTTGCTATCACCTGGTGGCTGTCGAAATCGCTAAGCGTAGTAGAAGGTTTCACGATCTTTCTGCCAGTATAGATGGTGACAAGCTTATCGACATACTTCTTGAGACACTTCTTGAGAATAGGACACGCACACTAAGACGCATCCTCTACCAGAGCCGTAGAAGACCTCGGTCCTAA
- a CDS encoding tRNA (N(6)-L-threonylcarbamoyladenosine(37)-C(2))-methylthiotransferase, giving the protein MPRVYFETYGCALNNADTAIMKSVLASRGYVIVDDIDDADIIILNTCTVRMDTEERMRRRIVELYKTAKKRSAVLVVTGCMASAQPYTVKRIAPDAILVSTHNVHRVDEALETGKSLLGEPSRPKTLYTPDPGLMQRGRIAEIPIADGCVNDCSFCITKLARRRVYSRPMENIVRLVEALARRGVVEIRITGQDVAVYGVDIYGKRMLPELLERLAEIEGNFMIRVGMMSPEQLEPVLDEFIEALRKPRFFKFVHLPVQSGDDRVLKIMKRRYTVDQYRGIVKEIRRKIPGVMLATDIIVGHPGEDEEAFMNTVKLVEELRFERVHLAQYTPRPRTVAAGLPQVPDPIKKQRSKQLMNIIERIGLEEHMRYVGTRATALVVSLGERGGLDAKLYNYMPVVLPEGSAKPGEWRCIEVTGATWYDLRGRVIEC; this is encoded by the coding sequence ATGCCACGCGTTTACTTTGAGACCTATGGGTGTGCATTAAATAACGCTGATACGGCTATCATGAAGAGTGTATTAGCTAGCCGTGGGTATGTGATAGTAGACGATATAGATGACGCCGATATTATTATATTAAACACGTGTACTGTAAGGATGGACACTGAGGAGCGAATGAGAAGGAGGATAGTAGAACTATACAAGACCGCGAAAAAGCGCTCCGCAGTGCTCGTAGTAACCGGTTGTATGGCCTCAGCACAACCTTACACAGTGAAGCGCATAGCACCAGACGCAATACTAGTCTCGACCCACAACGTACACAGGGTAGACGAGGCACTCGAGACGGGCAAGAGTCTACTAGGAGAACCTTCAAGGCCTAAGACACTCTACACCCCGGACCCCGGGCTAATGCAGAGAGGAAGGATAGCAGAGATACCAATAGCTGACGGCTGTGTAAACGACTGCAGCTTCTGCATAACCAAGCTAGCTCGGCGCCGCGTATACAGTAGGCCGATGGAGAACATTGTCCGGCTAGTCGAGGCGTTGGCACGCCGCGGTGTCGTAGAGATAAGGATAACGGGTCAGGATGTCGCAGTCTATGGGGTAGACATCTATGGGAAGAGAATGCTTCCCGAGCTTCTAGAACGCCTAGCAGAGATAGAAGGTAACTTCATGATACGCGTCGGGATGATGAGCCCTGAGCAGCTGGAGCCAGTACTAGACGAGTTCATAGAGGCTCTCCGAAAGCCTCGCTTCTTTAAATTCGTTCATCTACCTGTGCAGAGCGGCGACGACCGCGTATTGAAGATAATGAAGCGCCGATACACTGTGGACCAGTATCGCGGGATAGTAAAGGAGATACGGAGGAAGATACCGGGAGTAATGCTGGCAACCGACATAATAGTAGGACACCCTGGCGAGGACGAGGAAGCCTTCATGAATACTGTGAAACTCGTAGAAGAGTTGCGTTTCGAGCGTGTACACCTAGCACAGTATACACCACGTCCACGCACAGTGGCAGCAGGTCTTCCCCAAGTACCAGATCCGATTAAAAAGCAACGCTCAAAACAACTCATGAATATCATAGAGCGGATAGGGCTCGAGGAGCACATGAGGTACGTCGGTACACGTGCTACAGCCCTGGTAGTATCCCTTGGAGAGCGTGGCGGACTTGATGCTAAGCTCTACAATTATATGCCAGTAGTACTCCCGGAGGGTTCAGCCAAGCCTGGAGAGTGGAGATGCATTGAAGTAACCGGAGCCACCTGGTACGACCTCCGGGGGCGCGTTATTGAGTGCTAG